A single region of the Candidatus Methylomirabilota bacterium genome encodes:
- a CDS encoding ABC transporter substrate-binding protein encodes MLKLLAIVLVLVLSPAAFASPAAAGRVAVLLSAKVSEYEEALKGFKEAAPHEIVAVYDMDGDLDRGRKQLAEIEAKVKPDLIFAVGIWALQVIVSRPTPLPVVYAMVLNPPSVIGAGTKNVTGASMNVPVEQSIRLFKQLGPQIKRIGVIFNPAKTGYLVRRAQLVARDEGLELVTREINSTKEVIGALESIQDGIDALWIVPDETILSQAVVQQMLLFSYRRRIPLLGLSDRHAQMGALFSLSFASGEDIGRQAGELAQAILTGRAAADVPYTTARKLFLTVNLKTAQKLGLEVPQAILTRATNVIQ; translated from the coding sequence ATGCTCAAGCTCCTAGCCATCGTCCTCGTCCTTGTCCTGTCGCCCGCGGCTTTTGCCAGCCCGGCGGCCGCGGGCCGCGTGGCCGTCCTCTTGAGTGCCAAGGTCAGCGAATACGAGGAGGCGCTCAAGGGCTTCAAGGAAGCGGCGCCTCACGAGATCGTTGCCGTGTACGACATGGACGGCGACCTTGATCGCGGCCGGAAGCAGCTGGCCGAGATCGAGGCGAAGGTCAAGCCGGACCTCATCTTTGCCGTTGGGATCTGGGCGCTGCAGGTCATTGTCAGCCGGCCGACCCCACTCCCCGTCGTGTACGCGATGGTCCTCAACCCGCCAAGCGTGATCGGAGCGGGGACCAAGAACGTCACGGGAGCGAGCATGAACGTCCCCGTGGAGCAGTCGATCCGGCTGTTCAAGCAGCTCGGGCCGCAGATCAAGCGCATCGGCGTCATCTTCAATCCCGCCAAGACCGGTTACCTGGTGAGACGCGCGCAGCTCGTCGCCCGTGACGAGGGCCTCGAGCTGGTCACGCGGGAGATCAACTCCACCAAGGAAGTCATCGGCGCGCTCGAGTCGATCCAGGACGGCATCGACGCCTTGTGGATCGTGCCGGACGAAACCATCCTCTCCCAGGCCGTGGTTCAGCAGATGCTCCTGTTCTCTTACCGGCGGAGGATCCCGCTGCTCGGGCTCTCGGACCGCCACGCGCAGATGGGCGCGCTCTTCTCGCTCTCGTTCGCGAGCGGCGAGGACATCGGCCGCCAGGCGGGAGAGCTGGCTCAGGCGATACTCACGGGCCGCGCGGCGGCGGACGTCCCGTACACGACCGCGCGGAAGCTCTTCCTCACCGTCAACCTCAAGACGGCGCAGAAGCTCGGCCTCGAGGTCCCGCAGGCCATCCTGACGCGGGCCACGAACGTGATCCAGTGA
- a CDS encoding plasmid stabilization protein produces the protein MATIIIRNLDDEVAERLRLQARLRGVSVEQEARRVLADGTRVSRAEIAARAAAIRARQRPHRSSGVDLIREDRVR, from the coding sequence ATGGCGACAATCATCATCCGGAATCTCGATGACGAGGTGGCCGAGCGGCTGCGGCTGCAGGCCCGCCTTCGAGGTGTATCGGTCGAGCAGGAGGCGCGGCGAGTCCTCGCCGACGGCACGCGGGTGAGCCGGGCGGAGATTGCCGCGCGGGCTGCGGCCATTCGCGCCCGCCAACGCCCCCACCGTTCCAGCGGAGTGGATTTGATCCGGGAAGACCGGGTGCGATGA